GTTTTCCGGCCTCGCCAAAGCGGTGTTGTTCGTTCTGGTAATTATAATCTGCCGGATAGTTCTGTATGCTGCGGTCAGTAAATAGCGCTTCTGGCAGTCCATACCAATGTTCCATGCTGGTGAGGCCCATACGTGCGGTATGCAGCACATTTAACCATGCCACATTCAGTTGAGCGTGATGACAGGCAGAGCGTAAGCCGTATTTTTTGGCTTCGTCTAATGCTGCTTCCATAATGTCCGGGCGCGCACCAAAAAATTTAATGCCGTCTGCACCTTCTCTGGAAATTCTTTGTACCCAGGCGCGCGCTTCTTCAGGAGAATTTACACCGTCCGCTAAACCTTGCCCAAAGTAAGAGTAGGCTTCTATTCGTGGGGCAGTAATCTGGTTATTAGTACTTTTTTCTTTGTGGTCCAGCACCCACTCCAAACCGTTGCCGCAAGAAGGGTCACGTATGGTAGTAATACCATGCGCCATCCATAGCTTAAATACATACTCTGCCGACGTACCTTGCCCTATGCCTCCAATGTGCCCATGCATATCTATAAAGCCTGGCAGTAAATACATACCTTCCGCATCAATTTCTTTTGCTCCTGGTCTGGCCTCAGGTCGTTTACCAGTCTCTATAGGTACACCGGGGTAGCCTACAGTTTTAATAGAGACAATTCTGTTTTGCTCTACTACCACATCTACAGGGCCTATAGGTGGAGAGCCTGCTCCATTAATAAGCGTAGCGCCACGAATAATCAGTTGAGCGTATGGTCCATCGCCTTCTGCCCGTTGCGGAGCACGTGGTACTTCTTTTTCCTGAGCAAAACTAAAGGAAGTGGCACTAGCCAGCACTAGGCCAAGCATTAGTGAAAGGCAGAATCTCATAGTGTAGTTTGATTAGCTAATCAACTATGATACGCCAAAATCAAAAAAGATACAAAGAAAAAGAGCTACCTGTAGAGAAGTAGCTCTTAATTAAAAGTGTTGATACGTTTCCTTGGCATAGATTAAAAGAGCTGAAGGCTAAATCTGAAATCTTTGGGAGAATACCCGTTTGTAGAATTAACGACAGGAGGGATAAGCTTAAAAAATACAGATTATCAAGAGCAAAAGCCTTTCTTTTAACCTGAATGCAGGCCTTAGAATTTTGCTAAAGCATTGTCAAGATCGTCAACCAGTTTTTTAGAAACTTTTCTGGGGCTATCTTTTCTTACTTCTTTAAGAATATTTGCCGCTTTGTTTCCGTATTCTACCAAACCTTCTGGGTTTTTATCGTAGTTGTAGCTACCGATACACCATTCCAGTTTTTCCTGAATTTCTTTGTACTGCCCGCCGTCCATTTTCTGAAATTTGGCTACGGCATCTTTGCAGGCTTTTTCCAACTTTACAGCAGGGTCTGCACTTGCGGCAGGTTTCTTAGTGGCTGCTTTTTTGGTAGGAGCTGCTTTCTTGGCGGTAGTAGAAGCGTTTTTAGCAACAGGTCCTTTTTTGGGTGCTGCTTCTTTTTTTGCGGTAGTAGCGCTTGTAGTCTTCGTGGTTTTAGCCATTGTGAAATGAATTTTAGTCAAACAATACTGTGGTTAGTGTTATACTTCAAATTTAGATAAAATTATCATGAAAAATGCAACACTGCAGTTTTATAAACTAATTGAAAATCAGCCAGATTGTTATATAATATTGCTTTTTCATGGACTTTTAGGTTTTAAGATATTTTAACAACCACTATTATATGTTGGTTTTTTTATATCAGAATGGTAGTGACATTGTCGTAAAGGCAAAATGTAGTTTGATTTGCCTGTTAGTTTTTAAAATTTAATATTTCTGTTTTTAACTTCCTTATAATGAATGACTTAGAGAGTAGGGTAATAATTTTTTTTGATAAAATTTCAAAAAATCTTTAATAAAGCTTCAAATACGCATGTAAACGAAAGTCTGACGACATCATTTGCATCTGAATATTTCAGCTAAGAGAGTTTTTTACACTCTTCCTAATAGGCTAAATCCTTCAGCATTACCTTATTACCGCTATCAATAGACTCCAGGATAGCTTCAATAATCTGCACATCGCGCATGCCCATTTCTCCGGGTACGGGAGTCTGTTTATCGTTCTTGATACAGTTGGCAAAATCATCCATTTGCAGTGCCTGTTGATTTACCTGAGGATAGCTAATAGGCCCTTCGCTGCTGCTACCTTTGATGCCTCCGTAGGGCGAAAATGGTTCTAGCTCAAACCAGCCTTTCTCGCAGGCAGCATACAGTCGGTTAGTACGTGCATTATGGCTGGTATGTAGGTTAGCTACTGTGCCAGTAGGGAACTCAAACTGAAAAGTGACAGTTTCATCAACTTCTTTAAACTTCTTCGGCTTGGTTTTAAACTCCTGAGCACGTACATATGTGGGGTTTTGCCCTACGGTATAAATCGCCGCCTGTATAGCATACACGCCCATATTGCCTAATGCACCAGTACCTGCCAGCTTTTTGTCTAACCTCCACTGGTCCCAGTTATCACCCATAAGATAGCCAGCACCACATTGAATAAGCGTTATATCACCCATTACTTTTTGCTGCCCCAGACGCATGACCTCCTGGTTATGAGGCTCAAAGTGTAAGCGGTAACCTATAGAAAGTTTTACATTGGCCTGATTGCAGGCATCAATCATCTGTCGGCATTCTTCAGAAGAGATGGCCATGGGTTTTTCGCAGATGACATGCTTACCAGCTTCGGCGGCTCGGATGCTATACTCAGCATGCATGGAGTTGGGTAGTACAACATATACGATATCGATATCAGGATTATCAGCTATCTGGTCAAAAGTCTCATAATTGTAAATGTTCTTTTGAGGGATATTGTATTTATCAGTCCAGGTTTTGGCTTTAGCAGGGGTGCCTGTTACTATACCCGCGAGGTAGCAATGTTCCGTCTCCTGTAGTGCCGGAGCCAGTTGGTTAGTACTGTAGCTGCCCAAGCCTACCAGTGCGATGCCTAGCTTTTTGTTTTGCTCCGGCTTGTTTGCAAACATAGAAGCATAAGAAAGTTGAGGAGCCAATGCTGCCCCTCCTAGACCAGCACTAAGCTTACGGTTAAAATTACGACGACTGATGCTGTTTATTTTCATCTGTATAGGTTAGTTAGGTTACAACATTCTTTCAACTTCAGGTTCAATTAAGAGTTTGAGTTTAATTTAGATAAATCATAAAATTTGAATGATGTGTGTACTCGATAGTAAACTCGCAATAATTAAGGCTTGGAGCTACTCACTAATACTCTGCTGAGCAAACTGCCGAAAGTTTTTGATGCGATGAAAAGTCAAAAAATTAGCATCGTGAAAATTATTTGCTCCTCCCTTGTCATCATCAAAGGCAGTACGAGAAAGATAAATGAGATCGTCTCCTTCAAAGAGCCAGTCTACATACTGAAAGCCATGCTTTTCAACATCTGGGTGCTGTAACAAAATCTTGTGTACATTCCAGGTCTTAAGGTCGTCAGAACTGCACAAAGCCTGTGTGTTTCTTATACGTGCCGGCTTCTCTTCTACTTTGTATTTCTGAGGAATGTAGTTGGCGATCATCCAATACTTTTGCGAAAGCGAATCGTAACTAATAGTAAATTTTTTTGAGCCTCCCGGCATATCCATAAATCCATTATCAGGATTAAAACTGGCTTTTTTTCCATCCTCGCTGATTAGAACGATAGCAGCTTTATCCTCAGCATTTTCAGCTCTGTTGTCAACTCTTAAAATATTGAGAATTTTTCCATCAGGCCCAACAACAGCATTACCTTCCAGCCAGCCTCCGAAGTCACCTTCAAGGTAGTTAGCATGGTAGCTAAGTTGCTCACTGCTTGTCCAGTTTTTTGCGTGCAGAAGATCAGCATCTTCTGGAATTGACATCATAAAGGTGCTGTACCGCTCGCCCCATTTGGTAGTGGGAGCTTTGGCATTTTCCATCGCTCTCCACAATCTGCCATTGTGTAGAATGATAGGGGTAGGAGCACAATGGTATTCACCTTTTAAGATTAAGCCATTTTTTTTGTTTTTGGGTTCAGTCCAGGTTCGGCCCTCATCCTCAGATCGGCGGATGATCATATCTCCATGATGTTTATCTGTGCCTAGTAGGTATAAAGCACCTTGGTGGTAAAACAACTTAGACCAGAACTGCCCATCTATCTCAGCTAATGGATTCCAGCTAGCCCCTTTATCGGTTGAAAGAAAAACAAATGAACGTGCTTTCTCATGTTCGGTAGAGCCTTTGCCAAAGTGGTCGTGAGAGGCTACATAGTTTCCGTTAGGCAAAATACAAATGCTGGGAGAGCCGATATATTTTTGAGATGAAGCAGGGCTATAGCTGACGATAGTGCCCGGTACCTGAGGTACTTCCTGGGCGAGGGTAGCTATAGAAAGAAGTGTAGAAATAAATAATGACAAGAGAGTTTTTTCAATGCTAAGCATAGTTTAGAGTAGGTTGTTGTCGTATAGTGTTTGTAGGGATAAATTAGGGAATCGTGACTGTATGTACAAACCAGTATGCGCTGAGTAGAAATAAAAAAAGCCACTTCAGGTGGCTTATCTTAACAATTGGCGTAAAATACTGCTTTTACACCAGAGGCATAGAATCACTAAGAGGAAAAACTAGAGTAAACTTACTGCCTTCTCCTGTTTTACTGTCCAGATAGATTTGACCTCCCATTTTATCTACTAATGTTTTTACAATAGCCAGCCCCAGGCCATGAGAACTTTCCCCGTGTGTAGGGCGGGCACTCAGCTTCGTAAATTTTTTGTAGAGGTGCTTTTTATCTTCCTCACTAAAGCCTGGCCCCTGATCTTCTACACTAATCTCAAAGTGGTGCTTATCATGTAGCCCGCCATTAATAAAAATATCGGTTTCAGCATAGGAGAACTTAATTGCGTTGGACAGTAAGTTGTCCATAATGCGCGAAAGATAAACGAGATCGGAACGAAAATCTATGTACGCATCGCATTGTACGTGCATGCGTAAACTTTTATTACTTGCCGCAGACTCATGTGACTTTGCCTGATCACTCAAAAACTGTTTGAGGTTAAGGTCTGTATACTTGAAGCCTGTGGTGCTTGTGAAGGCATTCATATCCAGCAGGTCTTGCACCAGGTTAACACCCACCTGAGAAGTTTCCTTAATCATAGAAGCGTAGCGTTCTCTTTCGTGGCTGTCCTGGTTAGGTAGCATAAGCAGGTCGGACAAGCCAGACAAACGGTTCAATGGAGATTTTAAATCATGTGCCACAATATTCATCAGCGTGTCTTTTTCCTTATTTACTTTTTGTAGCTTTTTGTTCTGCAACTCCAACTGCATGTATTGCTCGCTTATCTTTTCGTTCTGGAAGCTGATTTCTTTGTGTTGCTGCTCTATTTTCTTTCGGCGAATCTCAAGAAGCTTGTTTTGGTTATTACTGCGGTTAAAGAATACGATAAAGACAGTTAACAGCACCAGGGCTAATACAATAATGATGTTTTGAGCGATGTTTTTACTCTTTTCCTGCCTGATGGTAAATTCTTTCTGCGCAGCAGAAGCTTCCAGTATTTTGTATTCGTATTCCTTTTGTTTGAGTAGGAGACGCGTCTCCAGACGCTCCATGTTCTTGGCCTTCTCTACATTAAAGAGTGAGTCTTTATAGTTAATATATTTTTGATGATAAAATAAAGCCGTTTTATAAGACTGTAACTCTTCGTGTACCTGAGCCAGATAATAGTGTGCATCGGTCAATGGCCGCAGCAACTTACTGTTTTCAGCATAGCGGATAACCTTTTCCAGATGCTGACGGGCAGTATATAAGTTTCTTTTGTACAAATACGTTTTGCCCAGTAGTAAATTAATATTGGCAAGAAGCTGCTGGTTATCAATGTTTTGAGCTGTTGTAAGTGCTGAAAGTCCGCTAAGTAAAGATTTGTTGTATCTCTCTTGTTTGTAGTATAGCTCAGCAGTACTCAGGTCAATTTCGGCAAGGTTAACCTGATCGCCTACCTGGGTACTGATATCCCTGGCTGTATTAAGGTACTCATGGGCTTTAGAATAATCATATTGGTCTGTAGAAATAGAAGCCAGCTCTTTGTACACAGATACTACTCCCCGGTCATCGTGCAGATTCTTGCGGATCTTCAGCGCTTTAAATAGCATATCCTCTGACTTATCGTATTCATTACGAAGGGCATAGAGTTCTGCCAGACTTTTATAGCAATAGCTGGCTCCCTGCTGGTCACCAATCTGGGTAAAGATATTAAGCGCTTTATGGTAATACTGATACGATTCTATCTGGTCTCCCTGTGAAAAGAACAGGCGGCCCAGGCTGTTGTAAGCATGGGCTATCTGCGAAGAATCTTTTGAGGCTGAGGCACTGAAAAGGGCCTGCTTGTGCATGGTAAATGCCTGAGAGTATTTACCTTGGTAAATTGAGGCTACCCCCATGTAGTTTTTGGCCTGAGCTGCTCCGTATTGTAAGTCGTGTTTTTCGCCATATTCAACGGCTAACTGGCAGTAGAAAGTTGTACTGTCAGGGTAAGATAGACGGTATTCCCAGCCAATCTGGTTGTAAAGGTCTATCTTTTCCTTCCCTGAAACATGTTCAAGTTGAGAAATCAGACTGTCAATCTTTTTTTGCTGTTGAGCAAAAACAATAGATGTGTTGCACAGCAAAATGCAGATGATGGTGGTTAATAAAGATTTCATGACCTGGAAATGCGGATGTAAGTGTGAGAACAACGGCCTTCAGCTCAATATTGCCTAAACTTCCACAAGTTATAAAACATTTACTTTCTTTCTTATAAAAATTTAAAACGAATATTACCTGCTACCATTTTAGGTACAGCAGTACGAATAGCCATATCACTATTCTAAAGCAGTATAAGAGCTTTGGAATGATGCTAATCTTGTTATAATATGCAGCATGTAGTTTTTTTTAAATATCCGTATATAAAAATATTAATAAAATGAATAACCCTATATGGATCATGAGCTCTGCATTTGACGAGCTAAACTTCCAGGA
This window of the Porifericola rhodea genome carries:
- a CDS encoding tetratricopeptide repeat-containing sensor histidine kinase encodes the protein MKSLLTTIICILLCNTSIVFAQQQKKIDSLISQLEHVSGKEKIDLYNQIGWEYRLSYPDSTTFYCQLAVEYGEKHDLQYGAAQAKNYMGVASIYQGKYSQAFTMHKQALFSASASKDSSQIAHAYNSLGRLFFSQGDQIESYQYYHKALNIFTQIGDQQGASYCYKSLAELYALRNEYDKSEDMLFKALKIRKNLHDDRGVVSVYKELASISTDQYDYSKAHEYLNTARDISTQVGDQVNLAEIDLSTAELYYKQERYNKSLLSGLSALTTAQNIDNQQLLANINLLLGKTYLYKRNLYTARQHLEKVIRYAENSKLLRPLTDAHYYLAQVHEELQSYKTALFYHQKYINYKDSLFNVEKAKNMERLETRLLLKQKEYEYKILEASAAQKEFTIRQEKSKNIAQNIIIVLALVLLTVFIVFFNRSNNQNKLLEIRRKKIEQQHKEISFQNEKISEQYMQLELQNKKLQKVNKEKDTLMNIVAHDLKSPLNRLSGLSDLLMLPNQDSHERERYASMIKETSQVGVNLVQDLLDMNAFTSTTGFKYTDLNLKQFLSDQAKSHESAASNKSLRMHVQCDAYIDFRSDLVYLSRIMDNLLSNAIKFSYAETDIFINGGLHDKHHFEISVEDQGPGFSEEDKKHLYKKFTKLSARPTHGESSHGLGLAIVKTLVDKMGGQIYLDSKTGEGSKFTLVFPLSDSMPLV
- a CDS encoding amidohydrolase family protein, translating into MLGLVLASATSFSFAQEKEVPRAPQRAEGDGPYAQLIIRGATLINGAGSPPIGPVDVVVEQNRIVSIKTVGYPGVPIETGKRPEARPGAKEIDAEGMYLLPGFIDMHGHIGGIGQGTSAEYVFKLWMAHGITTIRDPSCGNGLEWVLDHKEKSTNNQITAPRIEAYSYFGQGLADGVNSPEEARAWVQRISREGADGIKFFGARPDIMEAALDEAKKYGLRSACHHAQLNVAWLNVLHTARMGLTSMEHWYGLPEALFTDRSIQNYPADYNYQNEQHRFGEAGKLWAQAAPPFSERWNAVMDTLIAMDFTIDPTFNIYEANRDLMRARTAEWHQDYTLPSLWKFFEPSRVSHGSHWHDWGTEEEVNWKENYRLWMTFVNEYKNRGGRVTTGSDSGFIYQTYGFAYIRELELLREAGFHPLEVIRAATLKGAEALGRAQELGSIEVGKLADMVLVEENPLANLKVLYGTGAIKLNDQNEVKRVGGIRYTIKDGIVYDAKQLLADVKAIVDSEKKKAGITELPQP
- a CDS encoding sialidase family protein, translated to MLSIEKTLLSLFISTLLSIATLAQEVPQVPGTIVSYSPASSQKYIGSPSICILPNGNYVASHDHFGKGSTEHEKARSFVFLSTDKGASWNPLAEIDGQFWSKLFYHQGALYLLGTDKHHGDMIIRRSEDEGRTWTEPKNKKNGLILKGEYHCAPTPIILHNGRLWRAMENAKAPTTKWGERYSTFMMSIPEDADLLHAKNWTSSEQLSYHANYLEGDFGGWLEGNAVVGPDGKILNILRVDNRAENAEDKAAIVLISEDGKKASFNPDNGFMDMPGGSKKFTISYDSLSQKYWMIANYIPQKYKVEEKPARIRNTQALCSSDDLKTWNVHKILLQHPDVEKHGFQYVDWLFEGDDLIYLSRTAFDDDKGGANNFHDANFLTFHRIKNFRQFAQQSISE
- a CDS encoding Gfo/Idh/MocA family protein; protein product: MKINSISRRNFNRKLSAGLGGAALAPQLSYASMFANKPEQNKKLGIALVGLGSYSTNQLAPALQETEHCYLAGIVTGTPAKAKTWTDKYNIPQKNIYNYETFDQIADNPDIDIVYVVLPNSMHAEYSIRAAEAGKHVICEKPMAISSEECRQMIDACNQANVKLSIGYRLHFEPHNQEVMRLGQQKVMGDITLIQCGAGYLMGDNWDQWRLDKKLAGTGALGNMGVYAIQAAIYTVGQNPTYVRAQEFKTKPKKFKEVDETVTFQFEFPTGTVANLHTSHNARTNRLYAACEKGWFELEPFSPYGGIKGSSSEGPISYPQVNQQALQMDDFANCIKNDKQTPVPGEMGMRDVQIIEAILESIDSGNKVMLKDLAY